A segment of the Arachis hypogaea cultivar Tifrunner chromosome 5, arahy.Tifrunner.gnm2.J5K5, whole genome shotgun sequence genome:
GCGAGGGACTCTACAGAagacatctttttttaaaaaaaggaaagGATCCTGAAACCTACaaagggaaaaggaaaaaggataaaaaacagGGTCTCTAAGAGGCCTGGGATTAGATCCTTAACAAAACAGAATCACTAAGTCTACGACCAACACTCCTCtcaaaacaaaaacatgcaaataaAAGTATTTGTAAAAGAGGATAGGAGAAAAAACTGACCTTTACTTTTGAAGGATCAAAGGTACAACAACAGTTGAACGAAGAAGCCTTCTTTCAATGCAGAGTGCGTAAGTAAGTTTTCATAAACGAAACAAGGGAAAAGGAGGATAAGTATTTATAAGCACGTTAGGAGTATAAAGGTAAAACGACACAACCATTTAAGAATTGCACCGTTATCAATGTAAACACCCACCCCCGTGCATGAATGCTCAAAACTCTAAgagacgcgacgtttgattagacacgACGGTTAAGGAAATTTGAATCACGTCGGTTCTTCAACAagtcggctacgaccccgagttTTATACTCGAACCCAACTCATGAAATGGCTTGGATTCGAGTAGGGGCAATGTTCATACCTGGCGCAACGCTAAAGGCCCAGGATCCAATAAGACAAAAAGGCCCAATCCGAAGATTGGCCCCTCTCGCAACCGACTTCCACCAAATAGGTCGGTTTGTACACAAAAGGAAGTTGGGAGTCAGACTAACTGGCAGAtagcacttattcaaataagtaactgcccctaaaatctctcaacccacttccaggagtcaAATCCTAACCtctctaagataaagggacggttatcctccttaaaaggtggaaccacTCCAACGATGGTCATGAGTTCACCACTATAAGTACACTGACAACTCTCAGGTATTCCTAAGTTCtaatacattctaaacctgcttaaccccatgctgacttaggcatcgaagtgtctttgcaggtaccaccccccatcctttcacatacacaactcggaggcggctcccagacgtaaaccaagtcggagaccacccTCTTCCaacgcttgggcctcacaaacaaGCTCAACCACTgtccggttctaggtaagccccggaacaataataataataataataataataataataataataataataataataataataataataataataataataataataataataaagtgttATTTGGATGAAACAagtgttttcaattttttaggagaatttttttttattagaagattTTTTCTAATagcatctaaaaataaaaatatcgtttttttttttaaaaatgtatcTAAACTGCTAAACACCCTCAAAATGTTCGAAAAGTATTTTTTTTCCCCTCTAAGAAACTAATCCAAGCAAACACTTACTAAAGTGCTTTGtttaaacttttttttgtttgaatctaCATGATAATTACTATACTCAAAATTTAAGTCCCATAAGAATATAGATGTTTTCTAACAAAATATTGAACTAAGACAAATGATTATTGGttagaaattgaatttttttttcaatatttgtgtacctttatttatataataaaaatgatttatAGTTTACATATATTATCAAGTAACCTAGACTATTCATGTGAGGTTAAGAATCTTTGGGGAGATCAATGGAAGCTAAGtgcattatttataaaatttagaaaacataaaattctaaaaataaaaacagaaccaTGTCTATCTGCACAAAAAAGTCACTAAAATAAAGCAGAAACAAAATCCCAAGATGTTTCAATATACACAAATGTTATGAATGAAGAACAGAACCATGTCTATCTGCACAATCTTTTCATGTAGTAAACTAACACAATTCTGAAACATGAAGTAATCAAATcaagtaaaaaactaaaaaaaagttaCTAGTAACCAGAAATGTCATGAATGAAGAACAAAATCATCTATATCTATTCCATTGACACCTTTGGATTATCATGATGGCCAGCATTCAAGGCACCACCTCCACTACTACTAGCCCCTTGAGAGACATTGGCTTGGCCGCGGCGATGGCCAGCAAAAGTAGAAATATTCTGTCTCATTGCACCACCACCTTGCCCTCCTGCTTCTATAGGAACATCATTGTATTGTCCATGACCAATGGAATTAGGAAATGCTACAGAGGGTACCATAGTACCATAGCTTCCATAAGGTTGCCACAACTGATTTTGGACCACCCTGCCACTCGACGTGCTTCCCCCGGCCGGGTTAGAAACAGCCATTCGACCAGGATCGGCTCTAGCAGCATTCAATGGAACACTTACCCTACATGGAAGCGTTGGTCCCCTATTTTGGAGATGCTTGCTTATTTCCAACTACAATGCAAGATAAAGAAAACTTGCTCAGTTCCAACAACTTTCTCTTttgaacaaaataataaaaatagaatctgAAAAGTGTTAGTTTTAGTATGTATATTTATAACAAGATATGAGCATGGATGGTGATTTGGTTTTAATAGAAGATTCCTCACTTTATATCCATGAAAATTAATCCAATTCCCAAAACGTGCTATAAGATCATCAACTTGCTGAGGAGACTCAAAGTAAATGTATCCATGGCCTTTTTCCCTTTCTATGCTGCATAAAACGACTGGTCCATAATCACTAAAGAAATTTGCCAAAAAACCTGAGACAGAAAAATGCAAGTCATTCATCATCAACatttaaaattaagatttcaAATATCTTTCTATAATTTACTTCCACATAACTAAAGAAAAACAATGACATCAATACAATACCTAAAGGAGTAGGACAATGAAGTCGTTTTGCTTATAAACTAGTCCACTACATCAAGCTATCTTAAACATTTTAAATTCTTGATTATTTGTTTCATATTTACTAATCATGCCATTACTTGTAGTACAAGTAATTAAAAACTagactaactaacaaagaaagaaagcatgaacatATTAGGCACCCAAAACAATACTGAgttaaaagaatttgaattttgattagaATAGTAACTGAAGAAGAAACAAACCTGGAGACACATTTCCAGGAATTCCATAAACATAAAGTGTGTTTTCCGGAAACGTATCATCAACATTCCTTTCCCCAAGGCATCTTTCAACCGTAACCTATAACCAACCACAAGAAAAGACTTATAACAAATGTAGCATAGGAAGAACAAGTCCCAATAAAGCCAAGAGCAATTTGCATTGTTTTACCTGACAACCATCAATAATATGATTCTCCACTATGACTCTATCAACCACAGAGACATCTTTAAAAGTTACAAACCCGACTCTGAGATTCCGGCGCGGGTTGCGGTCCTCCCTGACGGTACAACTCTTAACCTTGCCATATTTAGAAAAGTACATCCTAACTTCATCTGCAAAACTCAAATGATAAGCAAGAAATTAATGCATGCAATCCAAAATAGTCACCAAATTCAGAAAAAGAATATGAATAGAAGACAAAGCACTAACCATGTTCTGTGGCTGGTGATAAACCGCGTATATATATCTTGCTGCAAATTGTAGGGTTCAGTTAAATTAGAATAGAACCCAAGAACATTGACATTCATATCTAACTATACATTTCAAAcagagtgaagaagaagaagggaaattACCCAGGAACAAAGTTGGGATTTTGGTCCATTGCTCTCAAATCTAAAGAAACgtaatttcttgctctttctttttttttctttttcttggggTTGAAGAAAACGTGAGCTCTCAAATTTTGGAGATAGAAGAAAATGTAAGCTTAGGAAGAAAACAAGAGTAACTACTAACTAACGGTTCATATAAATTTTGGCGccatgcttctttcttctttgtttttccctttttttttttttaatgttttagttCCTCCTTAAATGCTTATAATTTTACACAATCTTTATCAAAGTTTctatagtttaaaaaataaaaattttaataaaatccttATTAAACTTTAAAAGCTTCTAATTGAATAATTTGTAGTTTGGAAATTTTGTGACCAAATTCTTGTATTATTTGTGTTTTTTGGTATATTCTCAACAAATTTTGTATTAGACATAGAGCCCGTTTGGGAAGGTTTAAAAGTAACTTTTTTGAACTTTTggcttatgaaaagtagtagtattaatgtctcgtgcaattttcaaaacaaaattgcagctttctaaaaagttatttaggagtttatagagaagttaaaaaaaatgacttctctcataatacaattactttttatcacatttctataaaataagtatttttagaacaaaaaatctaaacataaaataacttatttacagactacttttaatatagtcatttattgtttaagttatttttttaaaagtaacttaATTAAACTGTTTACCCAAATGGTACCATATTAGTCTCTAAAAAAAGAAATTGCCAAATTTGTTCTCAATTTTGAAATATTAAGTATATTAGTCCTTAGCAAAATAGAAACAAAACTTGGATCTTTCAAAGCATAAAATTATCAAAACATAAGTTTTATActtaatttcacaaattaaatgataatttaattgatatagtattttaaatattttttaaattacatattgtataaatataattggtcattatatattatataactaTCTGTTACTtctaattctgaaaaaaaaaatcaagttttaaCTCTTATACTACTTTGGAGGactatactttatattaatttttttttaatatcaaaagtcctggtaatgattttttagatgctaatgagtcaaatggtgatttttaataaatttttagaaatcgtTTAATGTTCCGTTTTACATTCATAAGTTTATTAAAATTGTAGATTTTTTGgaatttgaactaaaacacaaaagttgaatttctattcttatttgttttgatttttttatattttatttgaatccaaatgGGATATTTtcttattgatatttatattttaaaattaatacaatTAACTTAAAGTAATAAATGTCAATAATCTATATCAATACTAAATCGAATCAACTAAATTCAATTTACATGTATATTCTACAgaaatagtaaatcgaatcactAATGATATACTTATAAACATAGAGTTGATTAAAAACCTTAAAGAATAAGGATTTGATTAGTATGTTAGTATGCTCAAGGATAATTTGTTATGGCAGCATATCCTCCACTCCCATACTATATGCATGCACTAAAAATCAACTATCAGTCATTCATAtataatacatgttaaaatacaaaatacacattaaaaataaattaaataatacttgtattTATATGTACATACATAATACCTAATTTAGTAGTTGATTTTTTAAgtgcatataatatttttttaatccctCTTAAGCGTCACTCACACCAGCAACAGTCCTATCACCCAAAACGCATGTCTTATTTCAGCCTTATTTATTTCATGCTTCATTGGTTCAGCGCATTTTACTTCTACCTACACAGCGGGATAAAGGAAACTTGCTCAATTGATAAGAATTTCATGCATTAATAAAACAGAATACAATAGGTTAAAGGAAAAATGTTgagtattttagtaattttcGATGCCTCTCTCACATTAGCTCAAACAACAATCTTTCGGTATTTTTTTTATAGGTATCTACAATTCTAAAAGGAAAAATTTAGGAGGccaacaactttattaaattttgattagcatgtaactaacaaagaaaaatgaGTCATTGGATAAAATCTTACATTAATctcaccattaaaatcatcattgatggctatttgatttctacaaatcacaaaagttgccgACCCCTAACACTCCTCATTTTAAAAATGTTAAGATATAATTGCCTACAACTTGAAGATCTATTGTGATCATCAAGTTTTTATTACTGCATCAAAATGCTCCATTAAATTCTACCCTTTAACTGGAATATCGATGTCCAACTTCTAAATCGAAACATTTTAAACAAGTCCCAAAAGGCATCCGCATTCAGCATGCATGGTAGCTTTTCAAACTCCTTTTTTAACACCCaacaaaattttaacaagaaacTGGGAAATTTCATTTTACCAGTCTCTTATGTTTggacgctttttttttttttaatttatatggttGTGCTTTTATTCTCCCCGGGAATGTTTATTAGTTTCCACCCTTTCACGTGCATGGTAACATCACATCCACAACAACATTAACCTAGCAACCATACATATAAATGGACACTAATTAATACAGAATGCTAGCATACATTCTTAAATTTACACTACTAATTACCAAAATTGTCATTGAGAAGATTATAATACAACAATGAGCAAGAGTGCACTCCACCTATGTGTGATGAAAATTGTGGGAGGTGTCAATTAGCCCATGAAAACCCTAAAACGTATTCTGTGGATTAACCCTTCTCCTTTCTCGCTTGTAGTATGGAGTTTCATCAATAGTTCTCCTCACATATTCTACAAAAGGTTGCGGCGTCCGAGGAGACATTTCCTTTACAATGGCAGGGCTGCTTCTTTCCGGTGTGGTAGGTGCTGCTGTGGCGCTGCTTGTGGTAGCCAGGGCACTGGTTCGCTGAGATCTCACTCGTCCATCCAAGAAGCCAAAGATCCAAAATATGAGAGTTGACAGCAGAAGTGTCCCCAGTATGATTGCAATGAGGGCTTTATCAAAGGTTCCATTGGACGGCGCTGTTTCCTCAGGTTCATAGTTTACACCTATTTCTACTCTCTGGCCTGTAAAACAgatgaaagaaaaattaaacttGTGATCATGCTCAGTCCTTGCATGTTTTGATAAGAAATTCAGAAATTCTTGATAGGAATCAAATTCTATCAGCTTTCGAGATTAGCTAACCAGTAGCTGGAAGTGTAACGATGATTTTGTCCTGGAATCTCTTGTTTTTCAGCACTTTCACCTGGAAACAGAGACAAGAAAAGGGGACCAGTTCAGCAATCAGTTGCTAATTTTACAGGTGATAATTTTTTAGCATTTAACAGCAGCACAGAGAAAAGAAACACAAGGCTCATTTGGGGCAGCTCAGTGCAAAAGGCTTCCATCAAGTGGAATCAATAAATGTATGCAGCATTATTAACCTTAACGATGTGCCAAGCCACCAATTACCTTGGGAAAACCAATTGTGTACATCTACACTTAACAAATAATTTCAAATTCAGGTTTACTTTGAACCAGAGTAAAACCACTTGCCTCATATTGTGCCAGGCCTCGAATGCCAAAATCTTCTTTATGAATTGGACTAACCATAACCAAATCTTGGTGATGCCATTGAATTTCAACATCTACAATATGGTAGAAGGCAGAGGTCAAATATTTTGAAGATAGTAACAAATATGCAAAAACTGGAAATTGGCAATGACATTCTTTTACTCAAATGCTAAAGCAAGGTATGTAATTTACCAGTATTTCCCAAGATGGTTATACTACTTCTGTTAGAGACTGGAGACAGATTCAGTTGCATTGAATTCTGAGGGAACACAAAAGTTAACATTTTTAGCATCACAAACTAAACTTGTATAGTTTGTTCCACCACTCATATTTGAGGCATCATGAGATCGAGGGAATTCAACaggagaaaaaataaaatcaacacTTCTGTCATGCAAATACTCAAGCAATGAGATGGAAAAATACAATCCAATTTTGCTGTTAGTATGCCATACCTTGCCCATCTCCTTTACAGAAAACCCTCCAATAAAAAGTGCTGAAGCAGATCCCGAAATACCATTATGTTGTCTAAGGGAAGCATATATGGAGAGAGATATGTCTCGTCTCGAGCCTTCTAACTTGGGTACCGAGTGCACCAAATGCTCTGGTGAGTAAGGGAAGAAAAGACAGTATGTGTTGCCAGAGTCCAAATCCAGCCATGGCTTCACGTACCTTCAGTTAATTCGAAAAGaaaacatacatataaaataatgaACAGAGTGTTGAAGGAATTAAAAGATCTTAGAGAAAAATGAGAAGAGATCGAAATACCCCACGTATGGTGGATCTACTCTACAATCAAACGAAACTCCATTGTTTCCTCCAGGTGAACCAGCACTAATGCTGTaggtattaataatttaatatcaattaTTCAGTCATGAAAATAGCTAGTTCCTTTCAAACAAAATGCATGTCTAGGATTGTAATTCACAAACCTTAGCTTCACGGGGAAGTTGTATCCTTTTGTAGGGTATGGAACATTAGTTAACATCTCTTTCGGAGCATCAACAGAAATGGTATCTCCTTTTAATACTGTAATTGTTGTTTGCAGTTTTGATCTTGCATACTGGAAAGACACTGTTCATAATAACAAATTTCAACCATAAATTTGTATAAGAGTTTCTAAAGCAAAATCTCTAGGCAATGACAATTGCACAGTTAAGTTCATTTTCTgtacttaaaaattaatatttcagCACCTTGGGCTGAACCTTCCCCAATAGCTTTGACCATCCCAGATATTGGGTCAACCGATACGACACTTCCATTTGTGGTAAACCACTGTCCAGAAACAGTATCGCTCAAACCTAAAATATGAAATCAGAATGACATTATCGTTCATGAAAAAATAGAAAGGAGAAGATTGAAGGGTCGAACCCAAACTCCTtcaagaaattgaaaataacTCTGCCATGCTGACAGCTTTAGAGCAAGAACTGACACAATATCTAATACAGATATATCACATGGATATAGCCTGGgacaaatactaaaaaataaagaataaaagtaaTAAGACAAGTAGGTCCCTGTAGAATTTTGTGATGGACATATAAATCCCTAAAGAAAAAAGTACTAAGTCCTTGAAAGCTTTTTGTTATGGACTTATAGTTTCTAGAGGGAAAAAAGTACAAAACACGTTCTTGAAAAATCGCACCACTGGATTTATAAGTCCACGATGAAAAGACAAAACATGTCCAAGTTGCAATTCTTCAAGGACTTGGTATTTTTTCTCTCAAGAACTTGGAAGTCCATCACAATTTTCTCAAGAACTTGGtactttttcttcttcaaggacTTATAATTCCATCACAAAAGTCTTCAAGGACCTATTTATCCTATTACTCGAAAAAAAAGGATGATAAAGCAACCAAATGTTAAGTAAAAGTACTGTCTATATAGTATGTGTTAAGTGACTTTAAGTGTCCAATAAGTTTAAATGTTTGATTTGTATGAGCCTATTTGAGTATGATATCGCAATACACATGCACTTGTCCTATTCCCCAAGCACACAGATACATACAAGGATACTAAAGAATTGAGATATCCAAttctcatatttatttatttttacattgTTTTACAAATAGGAGTAATGAAAAAACAGTGACTATATTATCATTATCTGTCTTCTATCGTATTCATCTTGCAAAAGGAAGTCTATGTGCTTCCTAGCTGAGAAACAACTTTGACTAGAATCCTACGTTAAGTTGCAGCTGCATGCATAATTCTTCACCTCATGTTTATAGAGAAGTTCATAATTCATACTTATCTATAGTGTAAATATTACTTCCATGAAGAACAAATATTCTTATTACTGTTAAGTCGGTTTTTTCATGAAAGTGAAAGCATTCCGGCAAATCAAAATAACAAACCTTTTACGCTGAAGTTAAGAGGGCTTCCAATGTGAATGACTGGATTTTGAGGATGTATATGAGCACCAACTTTAATCTGTTGGGGAAAAAAGCCTATTTAGATAATGCAACAGGacagagaaagaggagagaaataTCTGATCTAGTGATATTAAATTGACTCTTAAGGTATTATTTCTCTTAAGTTGACAAAAACGAAATAGAGATGACGTAGATCTACAGAATTAACTGGTCCTAAAAGGTAAAATGACCTTGAACACAATTACCAGCATATTTTAAGAGCATCAGCATGATATGATTTATGTATTGTCATAATAATACAGGCTTCCAAAATATTTAGCATAATGCATAAAGAGATCTAGAcataggggtgttcatggattggatccgatccgcatatccgcggtatTTATACGACTCCGATCCAAAAATTGTGGATATCGATCCGATCTGCAAGGctatcggatcggatccgatccacaCACAAATaagatcggattgcggatttcaTGTAGGTATCTGTATATCCGCAGATCcacaaaagtaaataaataaataagtaaatattctttttatattttatttcaactaataattatcatatatgttgtattattttatttttgttatttaagaaatgtatgtttaataatattttaagagtaaacatgtttaaaagagtaaaaaatagtat
Coding sequences within it:
- the LOC112801934 gene encoding heterogeneous nuclear ribonucleoprotein 1, whose product is MDQNPNFVPGKIYIRGLSPATEHDEVRMYFSKYGKVKSCTVREDRNPRRNLRVGFVTFKDVSVVDRVIVENHIIDGCQVTVERCLGERNVDDTFPENTLYVYGIPGNVSPGFLANFFSDYGPVVLCSIEREKGHGYIYFESPQQVDDLIARFGNWINFHGYKLEISKHLQNRGPTLPCRVSVPLNAARADPGRMAVSNPAGGSTSSGRVVQNQLWQPYGSYGTMVPSVAFPNSIGHGQYNDVPIEAGGQGGGAMRQNISTFAGHRRGQANVSQGASSSGGGALNAGHHDNPKVSME